GGTAATAACATCTCCAACCTGGTTCGTTCCGGTTGCATCAGATGTCTTTACTACAGCAATCGATGGTACCCCCTCCACAGTCACCGCCGCAGTATCAGAAGCAGTCAACGTTGTCGGCTCAATAATAGAGTCATTACCCGTCGCAGTGCCGGTATTGGTGACCGGAAGTCCTGAAGTATAGTACAAAATAAACGATTCTGAGCCACTGGCAGTGCCTCCTGCCGCCAGGTCATCAAATGATCCATCACCATCTTCATCCGATAGTCCCACATCTAATGTGACTATGAAATCGTCGGCTGTATTGCCCGATGTACCGTTGTCGTCGACAACCTTAATGTTATACAAAGGGGCTCCACAGGTGTTAGGATTGGTCACCACATAGCAGTACTTGACTGTATCACCAGAAGTAACGGTGAGATCATCTACACCGAGGGAACAGTCGCCAGAATCAGTCACAGTCTTCTCGATGACCAGCTCAGGGAAGCAGATGTCGCCGATCTGCTTGAAGGGGACGGTCTGTTTGCCGACTGAAATGGCTTCAGGAGGATCTACGGGCACGCTACCATTAATATAGGTCAGCCTGGCATCGGGTAGTGCCCCTGCCAGATTGCCGGTGGGGGCGCTGCCTGGATCACAGAACAGCTTCACATCGATGCGGACCACTACCTGCTCGCCTGGTTCCAGATCGTCAAGCTCAACAGTACCATGCAGCTCAGATTTTGACGTGAATAACGGTCCGGTGAGGCTCTCATCGATGAGTGTGGCTGTACTGCCGCCATCATCGATGATGCCGTCGTCAATACCGTTCTCGCCAGTGACCAGGTCCTCAATAGTGCCATAGTTCACCTGCACAAGCACGATGTCGCCGATAGCCACACCGGATTGACCTGTGGTATCAGCCAGGAACGAAAAGTCCATCTCGATGGTCTGTGGTTGGTCGTCAATCGCTGATTGAGTATTAGCCACCGTAACTAGGGCGAAGTATGTCACGATATCGCCGCAGTCGAAATCGCCGCCTTCCAGCGACTCAACAACGTCAACCCCGATGGTGCGGTCATCGTAGGCGCCGCCACCGATCAGGTGGTCGTAGGAATAAGGATTGGCCGCAACGAAATCGATCGAGAAGTCACCACTTTCTGCGATGGCTGCCGGACTTGTCATAATCAATGCTGCAATCAGGCTTAACATCAAAAACGCAGCACGTACCCCAGGCTTTCCATGTCCGGGTCGCAGAAACGCTTTAGTGCTATTCGTCAGTCTATTACTTAATACCCATAGCATAACAACCAGTGCTGTTATAGCTTTATCTACCGAATTTCCAATTATGTTTCTCATAACTTATCTCTCCTATTTCAATCTATATTTTGTTTTTAATTATTAGATGAATTAATCATCTATGGGCCTGCAGGTTCCCATATTTCATTGATCCTTCTACATTTAGCACCTCTTGCTCATGTTTATCAAATATTAGTATCCATACAGTATCAAAGTTGTCGGGTTCTCCTTGGTCAACAAATATGTAGTTGATAGTCGCACCCTCTACACCATTGAACCTGCCAGTCCCCTCACCCGTGAAGGTGTCAAATGGAACTACAGGTAGTTTCAGGTTGGTTTTAGGATCATCTGTGTAAATTACATAAGTCAGTTCAGGCATGTGGAACTTATTTCCATCTGGCCAGATCACTTGTAAATTGTTAGGTTTCCTTAGGTCACAGTGGATCTCAAAACCAAGAGTGACCCGGGCATTATCGTTTGTGAAAACACTTCCCTCTTCAGTCATACGACCCTTAGCAGGCGAAATTTCGTCTAGTATGGAAAGGGATGCAGCAGTCCATACAAAAAAAGTGGGGTTACCAACATCTGAAATGCGGTTTTCAGAAAGTGCCCGCACCGTCAATTGGGTTGTTTGTGCTGGGATATCAACCGTTGATTCCAGGGTATCCCACTCTTGAGCGTCGTAATAGGGGGTAAAAGAAGTTGAACCGCTGACATCTCCTGCGACACTACTGGAAAATATTAAAAGGTCAGACTGCCAATCAGTGGTTGCCGGTGCAACGATAAAGGTCTGAAAAACAGTAGTCATATTTTGGATCCCCCAGCCAGTATTCCTGTGACCTCAACATCATCTAAAAGAATCTTATCATCTCCTCCTGGAGAAAAATGTTGACCTTCCCAGTACAGAAGCACCTGTTTTACATCTGCTGAATAGTGAATAGTAATATCTATCGTTGCGGGTTGTGTTACAAGACAAGTTCCACTGGAAATAACTCCCGTACCAGTTGAAATTTTTATACTTGGTGTTCCCAGGTTTTCTGTTTCATCGGCAAAAACTGCATGAGAGGAGAGTACCAAGTATACTCCAAGTAATATTAAATAAATAAATATTTGTATTTGTTTAGCTCATACACAACTCTCGCCTGAGAAGTT
Above is a window of ANME-2 cluster archaeon DNA encoding:
- a CDS encoding internalin, coding for MRNIIGNSVDKAITALVVMLWVLSNRLTNSTKAFLRPGHGKPGVRAAFLMLSLIAALIMTSPAAIAESGDFSIDFVAANPYSYDHLIGGGAYDDRTIGVDVVESLEGGDFDCGDIVTYFALVTVANTQSAIDDQPQTIEMDFSFLADTTGQSGVAIGDIVLVQVNYGTIEDLVTGENGIDDGIIDDGGSTATLIDESLTGPLFTSKSELHGTVELDDLEPGEQVVVRIDVKLFCDPGSAPTGNLAGALPDARLTYINGSVPVDPPEAISVGKQTVPFKQIGDICFPELVIEKTVTDSGDCSLGVDDLTVTSGDTVKYCYVVTNPNTCGAPLYNIKVVDDNGTSGNTADDFIVTLDVGLSDEDGDGSFDDLAAGGTASGSESFILYYTSGLPVTNTGTATGNDSIIEPTTLTASDTAAVTVEGVPSIAVVKTSDATGTNQVGDVIT